In uncultured Cohaesibacter sp., a genomic segment contains:
- the fliF gene encoding flagellar basal-body MS-ring/collar protein FliF: MNGLLEFFKTLGPARLAAMGVVTAVLIGFFAFIMMRVTEPTLSPLYTELSFEDSIQITKLLEAQNIKHEVRDEGAVILAPKEDILKLRMQLAESGLPTGGNVGYEIFDKSETLGTTNFVQNVNHLRALEGELSRSIRTIRNVRQARVHLVLPKDQLFKRDQKEPTASIAVKLQGNLNPTQIQAIQHLVGSAVEGLNPENVTIVDERGRLLASGRGNDEGYLSAHMEERQVQMENRLRTQVDEIVSSIVGQGRTRIEVSAEMNFNKVTETSDMFDPDGQVIRSTQTRTENANSQDRESNAGVTVGNELPDANADGQAPGSQENSATTEELINYEISRKTTTEVVQGGRIERLSVAVLVDGTYERNENGELIYSPRSPEELEQIATLVRSAVGYDQTRGDKVEVINLQFAEGPQTIFDDTGDELFAFTKDDYMRFTELGVMFIMTLLVLLMVVRPLMKRMFEKVDEQKEELDVIIGPDGVAMIRSESGELVPAPSGADDPKHPTMEAIEMAQLQGALQADTLIKVGELVKENPEEAAKIIRLWLQDAA; encoded by the coding sequence ATCCAGATCACCAAGCTGCTCGAAGCTCAGAATATAAAGCATGAAGTCCGCGACGAGGGCGCCGTCATTCTCGCTCCCAAGGAAGACATCCTCAAGCTGCGCATGCAGCTGGCCGAAAGCGGCCTGCCAACCGGCGGCAATGTCGGCTACGAAATCTTTGACAAGAGCGAAACGCTGGGCACCACCAACTTTGTGCAGAATGTGAATCATCTGCGCGCGCTGGAAGGCGAGCTGTCCCGCTCGATCCGCACCATTCGCAATGTCCGTCAGGCCCGTGTTCATCTGGTTCTGCCAAAGGATCAGCTCTTCAAGCGCGATCAGAAAGAACCGACCGCCTCGATCGCCGTAAAGCTGCAGGGCAATTTGAATCCGACGCAGATTCAGGCGATCCAGCATCTGGTCGGTTCCGCAGTGGAAGGCCTCAATCCGGAGAATGTAACCATCGTCGACGAGCGCGGTCGCCTTCTGGCTTCCGGCCGGGGCAATGACGAGGGCTATCTTTCCGCCCATATGGAAGAGCGTCAGGTTCAGATGGAAAATCGCCTGCGCACGCAGGTCGATGAAATCGTCTCCTCCATCGTCGGACAGGGCCGCACCCGCATTGAAGTCTCTGCCGAGATGAATTTCAACAAGGTAACCGAAACCTCGGACATGTTTGATCCGGACGGTCAGGTTATTCGCTCCACCCAGACCCGCACCGAGAATGCCAACAGTCAGGATCGGGAAAGCAATGCAGGGGTTACCGTCGGCAACGAACTGCCCGACGCCAATGCCGATGGACAGGCCCCGGGATCGCAGGAAAATTCCGCCACCACGGAAGAACTGATCAACTATGAGATTTCCCGCAAGACGACCACTGAAGTCGTTCAGGGTGGCCGCATCGAGCGCCTGTCCGTTGCCGTGCTGGTGGATGGCACCTATGAGCGCAATGAGAATGGCGAGCTGATCTATTCGCCAAGAAGCCCTGAAGAGCTGGAACAAATCGCAACGCTGGTGCGTTCCGCAGTGGGATACGACCAGACGCGCGGTGACAAGGTAGAGGTCATCAACCTGCAATTCGCCGAAGGCCCGCAAACCATCTTTGACGATACTGGCGATGAACTCTTTGCGTTTACCAAAGATGATTACATGCGCTTTACGGAACTTGGCGTCATGTTCATTATGACTCTGCTCGTTCTGCTCATGGTCGTTCGTCCGCTGATGAAGCGCATGTTCGAGAAGGTCGACGAGCAGAAGGAAGAGCTGGATGTCATCATCGGTCCGGACGGAGTGGCGATGATCAGAAGCGAATCTGGCGAATTGGTACCAGCCCCAAGTGGTGCGGATGATCCGAAGCATCCGACCATGGAAGCCATCGAGATGGCCCAGCTTCAGGGAGCCCTGCAGGCCGATACCCTGATCAAGGTTGGAGAACTCGTCAAGGAAAACCCAGAAGAAGCCGCCAAGATCATCCGTCTTTGGCTGCAAGACGCAGCGTGA